The proteins below are encoded in one region of Engraulis encrasicolus isolate BLACKSEA-1 chromosome 1, IST_EnEncr_1.0, whole genome shotgun sequence:
- the LOC134454022 gene encoding adhesion G protein-coupled receptor E3-like isoform X2 gives MLDIDLIGIAKNNNGSAAVALTTLKTMSSILHADFFHSINATVKTMMSPVLSASLPKTHNKALKSPAKFTIKHSQEADPLGQMSCVYWNGSAWLVDGCDVTDTNSTHTICTCVHFSTFSLIMQTERPPEPEQAMTLLNRILVAVGLGSLTLALLTFALCHKKTTVATPARVNLCASLLLSHLLFLLVQEFIHLISPHKVVCSVLSGVLHVLFLSSFAWMFLETIWLLRSVLRLKEFRSAQNSGPHWGYQCLVGYGAPFAVVAISAGLVPEGYGSDKCWLKFDNGFMWSFLGPVCCVLGMNTILFFIILIYLRSAISKMQHANAKLNRTLVFKTLMQSVIIGAPWILGFFVTDNKALDIVFHVLSSQQGTFIFLLHCVLNQEVQREFWSRFRK, from the exons ATGTTGGATATAGACCTCATAGGCATTGCAAAAAACAACAATG GATCGGCAGCTGTTGCCTTGACAACCCTCAAGACGATGAGTTCCATTTTGCACGCAGACTTTTTCCACTCCATCAATGCCACAGTGAAGACCATGATGTCACCTGTTTTGTCAGCCTCCCTGCCCAAAACCCACAACAAAGCATTAAAAAGCCCAGCTAAATTCACaattaaacacagtcag GAGGCGGATCCACTGGGCCAGATGTCCTGTGTCTACTGGAATGGCAGCGCCTGGTTGGTGGACGGCTGTGATGTGACCGACACCAACTCCACCCACACCATCTGCACATGTGTGCACTTCTCCACCTTCAGTTTGATCATGCAGACCGAGCGCCCTCCAGAG CCAGAACAGGCAATGACGCTTTTGAACAGGATCCTTGTGGCTGTTGGCTTGGGCTCCCTGACCCTGGCGTTGCTGACCTTTGCCCTCTGCCATAAGAAGACTACCGTGGCAACTCCAGCTCGCGTGAACCTCTGTGCCAGTCTGCTGCtgtcccatctcctcttcctgctcGTGCAAGAGTTCATCCACCTCATCAGCCCTCACAAG GTGGTTTGCTCAGTGCTGTCAGGAGTCCTCCACGTCCTGTTCCTCAGCTCCTTTGCTTGGATGTTCCTGGAGACCATCTGGCTCCTGCGCTCAGTGCTGAGACTCAAAGAATTCAGATCCGCCCAGAACAGCGGACCTCACTGGGGATATCAGTGTCTGGTTGGTTACGGAGCTCCCTTTGCTGTTGTTGCCATTTCAGCAGGGCTGGTGCCTGAGGGTTACGGGAGTGACAA GTGCTGGTTGAAATTTGACAACGGTTTCATGTGGAGTTTTCTtggtcctgtgtgctgtgtgcttggg ATGAACAccatcctcttcttcatcattCTCATCTACCTGCGCAGCGCCATATCAAAGATGCAGCATGCCAATGCCAAACTAAACAG AACATTGGTGTTTAAAACCCTCATGCAGTCAGTGATCATTGGTGCTCCCTGGATTCTGGGATTCTTTGTCACAGACAACAAGGCTTTGGATATCGTCTTCCATGTCCTCAGCAGCCAGCAGGGCACCTTCATCTTCCTGCTACACTGTGTTCTCAACCAGGAG GTGCAACGGGAGTTCTGGAGCCGGTTCAGGAAATAA